The following nucleotide sequence is from Gammaproteobacteria bacterium.
CTTTGTGCAGAGGGATATCAAGCAAATCGCAGACTTGTTGTGCATCTTCAATATCTTGTTTTGCCGAGCAATATTGTTCATTGTCGTCTTCTTCCCAGTTTTTCATGAACATTCCTTCTATCTGATAACCTTGCTGTTTAAGCAAAAGTGCAGAGACGGAAGAATCTACGCCGCCAGACATGGCAACGATAATTTTATGAACATTTGACATGGTGAATATTAAATAAAACTGAATGGATTAATTGTACCTGAGAAACGTTAAGAGGGCGACCCATCAGAGGGCCGCCCATACCATTTTATAAGAAGTCATACGTGACAGAAGCGCCTACTAAATAAGCAGTGGCAATCGCATCATTTTCTGTTTGTATATCTCCTTTACCCAAGAAGCCTTGGGCAAATATAGATGTAGAGAGGTTTTCCGTCACTTTGTAACTGAGACCTATAGCGCCTGCAGGGCGAAATGCTGTGTAAGTATTGTTACCTACATCAGGCGTTGCAAGAGTGCTATTATCAATATTGATAGTGGGTGTACCCGTAGAGTTGACATAGTCAACAGACTGGCTGACATATGACGCCCCAAGTTTAGCAAAAGCGCTTACTTGCGCAACCACTGGAACAGTTCCTTTTAAAAACAAGTCAATACTGTGGGTTTTATAGTTAAGAGATGAAGAGCTACTGCTATTATACGCCCAATTGTCTTCCCCAATATTGGTATACTGGCTTTGGCCTGAACTATAGTTAGAGTCTGCATAAGAGGTATATCCTAGCTCAACAGCAAATGTTTGGTTGATATTATATCCAGCAAACAAACTGCCACCAAAACCACCTGCAGTACTGTCTGAGCTTGTTTGAGTGATCAACGTTTCTGTGGTGGAAGTTCCCGCGTCGTAAACGCTTCCCCCAG
It contains:
- a CDS encoding outer membrane beta-barrel protein; translated protein: MKYNISIIALLLGTGALLTAESSYAADKGFYIGASAGYSSINTPGGSVYDAGTSTTETLITQTSSDSTAGGFGGSLFAGYNINQTFAVELGYTSYADSNYSSGQSQYTNIGEDNWAYNSSSSSSLNYKTHSIDLFLKGTVPVVAQVSAFAKLGASYVSQSVDYVNSTGTPTINIDNSTLATPDVGNNTYTAFRPAGAIGLSYKVTENLSTSIFAQGFLGKGDIQTENDAIATAYLVGASVTYDFL